The Mucilaginibacter terrenus genome has a segment encoding these proteins:
- a CDS encoding NUDIX domain-containing protein, with translation MSQKYRIYINEKVVLITNTAPKQANKFQRIDAEHFDLKIIYPWVDAQPGKYFYVRVNDPKAFLKKAVRTATLIEAAGGLVQNDDGTYLFIYRNEKWDLPKGKLEKNEKKKEAAVREVEEECGIKVNKLEEKLCRTYHMYTWKGKTVVKKTYWYLMSHKGKAKLVPQTEEGITDVRWFDKTQIAAIVKNTFPSIMDVLEKAELLTDRVRLP, from the coding sequence ATGTCTCAAAAATACAGAATTTATATAAACGAAAAAGTAGTGTTGATAACCAACACTGCTCCTAAACAGGCTAACAAGTTTCAAAGAATTGATGCTGAGCATTTTGACTTGAAAATTATTTATCCGTGGGTAGATGCGCAGCCAGGGAAGTACTTCTACGTTAGAGTTAATGATCCTAAAGCCTTTTTGAAGAAGGCAGTAAGAACAGCAACCTTAATTGAGGCGGCCGGAGGCTTAGTACAGAATGACGATGGCACCTACCTGTTCATCTATCGTAACGAAAAGTGGGACCTGCCAAAGGGCAAGCTTGAAAAAAACGAGAAAAAGAAAGAAGCTGCCGTACGCGAGGTAGAAGAGGAGTGTGGTATAAAAGTAAATAAGCTTGAGGAAAAGCTCTGCAGAACGTACCATATGTACACCTGGAAGGGAAAAACGGTTGTTAAAAAAACATATTGGTACCTCATGAGCCATAAAGGCAAGGCAAAACTGGTGCCGCAGACCGAAGAAGGTATTACCGATGTGCGCTGGTTTGATAAAACACAGATAGCGGCAATTGTAAAAAATACCTTTCCATCAATTATGGATGTGCTGGAGAAAGCAGAACTCCTTACAGATAGGGTAAGGCTTCCTTAG
- the rsmD gene encoding 16S rRNA (guanine(966)-N(2))-methyltransferase RsmD, whose protein sequence is MRIIGGKLKGLRLNPPKNLPVRPTTDLAKEALFNILQNQIDFEEIAVLDLFSGTGNISMEFASRGAAQVTSIDRSQQCIYYLKDTSRQHGLDQIKTYKADVFKYLQAETEQYDLIFADPPYDLNRIPEISKTVFEKGLLKDGGLLIVEHQSMQNLSNHSAFVEQRKYGHSSFSFFKKIL, encoded by the coding sequence ATGCGCATCATCGGAGGAAAATTAAAAGGATTACGGCTCAACCCGCCTAAAAACCTTCCTGTACGCCCAACTACTGATCTTGCCAAGGAAGCCCTGTTTAACATTCTGCAAAACCAGATAGACTTTGAGGAGATTGCCGTGCTTGATCTTTTTAGCGGTACAGGTAACATCTCAATGGAATTTGCATCACGTGGTGCAGCGCAAGTTACAAGTATTGACCGTAGCCAGCAATGTATATATTACCTGAAAGACACCTCCCGGCAGCATGGGCTGGATCAGATAAAAACCTACAAGGCGGACGTATTCAAATACTTGCAGGCCGAAACGGAGCAGTACGACCTGATATTTGCCGACCCACCATATGATCTTAACAGGATACCTGAAATATCTAAGACAGTTTTTGAAAAAGGACTTCTGAAAGATGGCGGCCTGCTCATCGTAGAGCATCAAAGCATGCAAAACCTAAGCAACCACTCAGCTTTTGTTGAACAGCGTAAATACGGTCATTCATCCTTTTCTTTTTTTAAGAAAATATTATAG
- the coaD gene encoding pantetheine-phosphate adenylyltransferase, with product MKIALFPGSFDPITKAHVDIVRRSVDLFDKYYIGIGVNSTKQGLLSVGKREEMIRAVFDNDPKIHVVAYEGLTVNFCKSIGAEYMIRGIRTVSDFEYEKAIAQMNHALEPEIESIFIVSKPGYSSISSSIVREIIRYNGDVTQFIPKEALPYL from the coding sequence ATGAAAATAGCGCTCTTTCCTGGTTCGTTCGATCCTATTACAAAGGCCCATGTGGACATAGTACGCCGGTCGGTTGATCTTTTCGATAAATACTACATTGGTATTGGTGTAAACAGTACCAAGCAGGGATTACTAAGTGTTGGTAAAAGGGAGGAGATGATACGCGCTGTATTTGACAACGATCCAAAAATACACGTTGTTGCTTACGAGGGGCTTACGGTAAATTTTTGCAAGAGCATAGGCGCGGAGTACATGATCCGGGGCATACGAACTGTGTCGGACTTTGAATATGAAAAAGCCATCGCTCAGATGAACCATGCGCTGGAGCCCGAAATTGAAAGCATTTTTATTGTGAGCAAGCCGGGGTATTCCTCTATTAGTTCAAGCATCGTCCGCGAGATCATCCGTTACAATGGAGATGTAACGCAATTTATCCCTAAGGAAGCCTTACCCTATCTGTAA